The genomic window CGGCAGCAGCTGGGGCTGGATCAGGCCTTGCCGCTGCAATACTGGGCCTGGCTACAAAGCGCGGTGCGGCTGGATCTCGGGGCATCCTGGGCGACCGGTAACGCGGTGTCGGAGGAAATCCTGCACTACCTGCCGGCAACCCTGGAGCTGGCTGGCGCCGGCATGGCGCTGGTGTTGCTGGTGGGACTGCCGCTGGGATTGCTGGCGGCCCTGCGACGGGACCGCTGGCCGGACCACCTGACGCGGGCGCTGGCTTTCCTGGGCGTTTCCCTCCCCAATTTCTGGTTGGGCTTCCTGCTGATACTGCTGTTTTCCGTGCAGCTGGGCTGGCTGCCTGCCATGGGCAGGGATGGCCCGGCCAGCCTGATCATGCCGGCCATAGCCACGGCCACCATGTCCGTCTGCATCACGCTGCGGCTGATGCGCGCCTCTGTACTGGGCGTGCTGGGGGAGAGGCATCTGGTTTTCGCGCGCGCGCGGGGCCTGCCGGAACGCGGCGTGGTCGCACGGCATGTGCTGCCGAATGCCCTGATCCCGCCGCTGACCACGATTGGTCTGCATCTAGGTGAGCTGCTGGGCGGCGCCATGGTGGTGGAGATGGTGTTCGGCTGGCCTGGCCTCGGACGCTACGCGCTGCTGGCGATTTCCAATCGCGACTTCCCCGTGCTGCAGGGTTTCGTGCTGTCGATGACCACGGTCTTCGTGCTCTGCAACCTGGTGGTGGATCTGGCCTATGCCTGGCTGGACCCACGCATCCGCCTGGGCGAAGGCCGGATATGAAGCCCGGGATGCTGCGGGCCGGGCTGGCGCTGCTGGCACTGCTGGTCTGCGCCGCCCTTCTGGCGCCCTGGATTGTTCCTTTCGATCCGGCTGAGACCGATCTGGCAAGGCGCTTGATGCCACCCTCCGCCACGCACTGGCTCGGCACCGATCATCTGGGGCGGGACCTGCTCTCCCGCCTGCTTTGGGGGGCAAGAACCTCACTGGGCGCGGTCGCGGTGATCCTGGCACTGGTCCTGAGCATCGGCACCGTCCTGGGCTGCCTGGCCGGGCTGCTGGGCGGTTGGGTGGACGCGGTGCTGATGCGGCTGGCCGATATCTTCATGACGGTGCCGACCCTGGTGCTGGCGCTGTTCTTCATCGGCGCGCTGGGCACCGGAATGACCAATGTCATCATCGCCATCGCCCTGTCCCACTGGGCCTTCTACGCGCGGCTGGTGCGGGGGCTGACGCTCTCGCTGCGGGCGCGCGAGCATGCCGCGGCCGCGCGGGTGGCCGGGGCCTCCCGGCTGGATATCGCCCGGCGGCATGTGCTGCCGGCCATGGCGGGACAACTGGCGGTGCTGGCCGGCCTCGATCTCGGGCACTGGATGCTGCATGTCGCCGGCCTGTCCTTCCTGGGGCTGGGCATGGAGCCGC from Roseomonas marmotae includes these protein-coding regions:
- the nikB gene encoding nickel ABC transporter permease subunit NikB; the protein is MLGFILRRLLSLPLLLLAVSVLFFLMLRLGHGDPAIDYLRLSRIPPTDGALALARQQLGLDQALPLQYWAWLQSAVRLDLGASWATGNAVSEEILHYLPATLELAGAGMALVLLVGLPLGLLAALRRDRWPDHLTRALAFLGVSLPNFWLGFLLILLFSVQLGWLPAMGRDGPASLIMPAIATATMSVCITLRLMRASVLGVLGERHLVFARARGLPERGVVARHVLPNALIPPLTTIGLHLGELLGGAMVVEMVFGWPGLGRYALLAISNRDFPVLQGFVLSMTTVFVLCNLVVDLAYAWLDPRIRLGEGRI
- the nikC gene encoding nickel ABC transporter permease subunit NikC gives rise to the protein MKPGMLRAGLALLALLVCAALLAPWIVPFDPAETDLARRLMPPSATHWLGTDHLGRDLLSRLLWGARTSLGAVAVILALVLSIGTVLGCLAGLLGGWVDAVLMRLADIFMTVPTLVLALFFIGALGTGMTNVIIAIALSHWAFYARLVRGLTLSLRAREHAAAARVAGASRLDIARRHVLPAMAGQLAVLAGLDLGHWMLHVAGLSFLGLGMEPPTAEWGIMINDARPFFRVAPMLVLLPGAAILLTVIGFNLLGDALRDRLDPFLEHSH